A window of Massilia sp. NR 4-1 genomic DNA:
CACTATCCGAAGCCCCTGGATATCAGCAAGCTCAACAATCAGGAACAGAATCTGGCGAAGCAGCAAGCCAGCCTGCTGTTTGGCCGCTTCATGAGCCGCGCGCCGGTGGGCGGCATTCCGTCGCAATAAGGCGGCATCCTCGCTGGAGGGTTGAAACTACTGACTGTCATTTATTTATGGTATAAAGCACGCCAAGATAAGTTTCCAGGTCCCCCCAGAATGAATCGTGGTTTTTATACCATCATGGCAGCGCAGTTCTTTTCGTCGCTGGCGGATAATGCGCTGCTCTTCGTAGCAATCGACCTGCTCATTTCGATGAAATCCCCGGCGTGGATTACGCCGCTGCTTAAGCTGTCGTTCGTGCTGTTTTACGTGCTGTTGGCCGCTTTTGTAGGCGCTTTCGCCGACGCCCTGCCCAAGGGGCGGGTCATGTTCATCGCCAACCTGATCAAGATTTTCGGCTGCATGCTGCTCTTCGTGCATGTCCATCCGCTTTTGGCTTACGCCATCGTAGGTTTCGGTGCGGCAATTTATTCGCCGGCCAAGTACGGTATCCTGACCGAATTGCTACCGGCCGAGAAACTGGTGGCCGCCAACGGCTGGATCGAAGGCCTGACCATTTCCTCGATTATTCTGGGCACCGTCATGGGCGGCGCCCTGGTTGCGGGCAAGACCGCCACCATGCTGCTCAACTTCGATATGCCGCTGATCGAAACCGGCATCGATACCGTGACCGAATCGGCCCTGGTGGTGCTGGGCTTCGTGTACGTGCTGGCCGCGCTGTTCAATCTGCGCATTCCCGATACCGGCTATGTGTACGAGCACCAGGAACGCAATCCGGTCAAGCTGATCGCCGACTTCTCCCGCTGCGTCAACATCCTGTGGAAGGATAAGCTGGGCCAGATCTCCCTCGCCGTCACCACCCTGTTCTGGGGCGCCGGCGCGACCCTGCAATTCATCGTGGTGGAATGGGCCAAGAAGGCGCTGGGCATGAGCTTCGACAAAGCCACCACCCTGGTCGGCGTGGTCGCCATCGGCGTGGCGGTGGGCGCCGTCATGTCGGCGCGCATCATCACCCTGCGCAACTCGCTGAGCGTGATCCCGCTCGGCATCGCCATGGGCATCATCGTGGCCTGCATGCCGCTGGTGCATTCGGTGTATGTGGCCTACGCCCTGC
This region includes:
- the lplT gene encoding lysophospholipid transporter LplT, with amino-acid sequence MNRGFYTIMAAQFFSSLADNALLFVAIDLLISMKSPAWITPLLKLSFVLFYVLLAAFVGAFADALPKGRVMFIANLIKIFGCMLLFVHVHPLLAYAIVGFGAAIYSPAKYGILTELLPAEKLVAANGWIEGLTISSIILGTVMGGALVAGKTATMLLNFDMPLIETGIDTVTESALVVLGFVYVLAALFNLRIPDTGYVYEHQERNPVKLIADFSRCVNILWKDKLGQISLAVTTLFWGAGATLQFIVVEWAKKALGMSFDKATTLVGVVAIGVAVGAVMSARIITLRNSLSVIPLGIAMGIIVACMPLVHSVYVAYALLIVIGVLSGFFVVPMNALLQHRGHVLMSAGHSIAVQNFNENLSILTMLAMYSMMLRLGLGLNTIIIMFGLSVAGLMYYIMRLHAANQREKDSLSLIGEHKH